Part of the Debaryomyces hansenii CBS767 chromosome C complete sequence genome is shown below.
AGCATTCTGTTCGTGGTCTCATGGTTCAACACCCAGTTGGCGGAGGTGGTAACTACTCGACACATCGTCGTTTCGTTTCGCAGCCTCTTCGCAGCCTCATTGGATTCGCGTCTATTGGTATTGCCGCCATCATTAGACGCGAAACCCATACACCCACACCTCCTTTGACTCCTTAAGCGCGTAGATCGCAGGGCAACCATACCGCCATACCAACTCGCTACGGATACTGGGGGAGCACTGGGGGCGCTCGCGCGCGGTCCTAACCGCCACTTGCGCCAAGCCGGTGCAGTTTCAAGTGCGTAATAACACCAGTGCGGTAATAATGGCCCGATACCGAAAAAAATGGTAACATCCGTGCACCCACACTAAATATGTTCACCCCGATTAGCTCCTAATATTCCGCTACGTCGTTCTCGGCGCCACCGGTCATATGCCCCATTGACGACCTAGCACCAAATCCGGTTGCCAATCTGGCCGATTAGGAAAAAGTTTATATTACATATACCGAAACGcacaaataataaataaccAAGATACATAAAGCCAATAGCTAAAGTGGGTTCAAACCTAAATGATGGATTTGTTAAATAATCAGATTCTTGACCGTTGGGACCTACCAATAGGGACATGTTCACTCCAGAAATGGCCATGGATACGAACGGATGTCACTTGTGGTTGCTAACTTGATACTAGCGTGTTATAGTCTGCCCCTGGTCCAGTGTCGATGGgtatatattttgcattCGATGCTTCACCGCAAACGGCATTTGATTTACCACTATATAGCCTAGATCTAACCTGATCGTCGCCAAACGCATATGTAATCAGAGATAATGTAATACATCAAAATGGACCTCCTGGTAGTCTACTGGTGTTCCCTACTAGTCTCGTACTGTCTCAAACATCTCAACCTGTAACTGTAACTTTACCTCCTACTTCTCATCGTTCGCCCAACCATCCCTACACCCCTAATGCTATTTATTTACTTCTCTTCCGTATAAGTCGTTCAACTGCTACGACAATAGCTTGCCAGTCCAATATACACCCACCCCTTGTCCTTTATATTACCCCTGGTAAGTTCTCAGACGCACGTTCTGTTCTAGGTAGTATAATAGTATTCTTCGACCTGCGGGAAGCAATGCACTATCCAATCCAAACAATGCGCTCCCTATTTTAGTGGCTTTTCCCGA
Proteins encoded:
- a CDS encoding DEHA2C12958p (no similarity), with protein sequence MAGATVPTVVYKAHIDLVTDSQHSVRGLMVQHPVGGGGNYSTHRRFVSQPLRSLIGFASIGIAAIIRRETHTPTPPLTP